From a region of the Malania oleifera isolate guangnan ecotype guangnan chromosome 12, ASM2987363v1, whole genome shotgun sequence genome:
- the LOC131144651 gene encoding mitogen-activated protein kinase kinase 9-like, with protein sequence MYQKAICQMWDPPSTCGSSFSVPSHPPSSLSHVLPSSHLYILLPAVTPLNLVKITHSLPTLGAPYPMAVVRHRRQLNLCLPLLDLPDRRNPRFPLPLPSSSLPPAAAAAAATAAVASSDLEKLGVLGHGNGGTVYKVRHKRTGAEYALKVVHGDMDATIRRQVFREREILRRTDSPFVVRCYGFFDEPAGDIGILMEHMDAGSLGSLLEFDGTFSEYSLADVARQVLNGLNYLHSHKIIHRDIKPSNLLVNGKMEVKIADFGVSKLMCRTLDACNSYVGTCAYMSPERFDPDTYGANYDGYAGDIWSLGLTLLELYMGHFPFLSPDQRPDWATLMCAICFGDPPSLPRDASDEFRSFIQCCLQKESSKRWTASQLLSHPFVCRDRISESQ encoded by the coding sequence ATGTATCAGAAGGCCATTTGCCAAATGTGGGACCCACCCTCAACTTGTGGCTCTTCCTTCTCAGTTCCTTCCCACCCCCCCTCATCTCTTTCGCACGTGCTTCCCTCTTCCCACCTATATATACTCCTCCCAGCTGTCACCCCTCTTAATTTGGTGAAGATCACCCACTCCCTCCCCACTCTCGGCGCACCTTATCCTATGGCCGTCGTCCGACACCGCCGCCAGCTCAATCTCTGCCTCCCACTACTCGACCTCCCCGATCGCCGTAACCCTCGTTTCCCCTTACCCCTCCCCTCCTCCTCTCTACCCCCCGCCGCTGCCGCCGCAGCCGCCACGGCGGCCGTAGCCAGTTCGGATCTCGAGAAACTCGGAGTCCTCGGGCACGGCAACGGCGGCACCGTTTACAAAGTCCGCCATAAGCGCACCGGCGCTGAGTACGCGCTCAAGGTGGTGCACGGCGACATGGACGCCACCATCCGCCGGCAGGTCTTCCGCGAGAGGGAGATCCTCCGCCGCACAGACTCCCCCTTCGTCGTCCGGTGCTACGGTTTCTTCGACGAGCCGGCCGGCGACATCGGAATCCTCATGGAGCACATGGACGCCGGCAGCCTGGGATCGTTGCTAGAGTTCGACGGCACCTTCTCGGAATATTCTCTGGCTGACGTGGCCCGCCAGGTCCTCAACGGCCTTAACTATCTCCACTCCCACAAGATCATCCACCGGGACATCAAGCCATCGAATCTGCTAGTCAATGGCAAGATGGAAGTGAAAATAGCGGATTTTGGGGTGAGCAAGCTCATGTGCCGCACGTTGGACGCGTGTAACTCCTACGTGGGGACATGTGCCTACATGAGTCCGGAGCGGTTCGACCCGGATACATACGGGGCGAACTACGACGGGTATGCGGGCGATATATGGAGCCTGGGGCTTACCCTGTTGGAGCTCTACATGGGTCATTTTCCGTTTCTGTCGCCGGATCAGCGACCCGACTGGGCGACCCTGATGTGCGCTATTTGCTTCGGAGACCCGCCGAGCTTGCCCCGGGATGCGTCCGACGAGTTTCGGAGCTTCATTCAGTGTTGCCTGCAGAAGGAGTCGAGCAAGAGGTGGACGGCTTCGCAATTGTTGTCGCACCCGTTTGTTTGTAGGGATCGGATATCGGAGTCTCAGTGA